The Candidatus Binataceae bacterium genome segment GCAGGTTGCGCGCGCGGGATGTCTCCACAATTCGATCGCAATCCTCCAGGGTCAGCGCCAGCGGCTTTTCGATAAGCAGGCTGCGGCCCTGTTCCATCGCCGCCAGAGTGAGGTTGGCATGCTTTGCCGGCGGGGTGCAGATGTCGAGCATATTGGGCCGTTCCTTTGCAATCAGCTTTTCGGCATCAAGATAAGCGGCCGGAATTCCGGCCTCCCGAGCGACCGTGGATGCACCCTCCGGAGTGAGGTCGCTGATGGCAGCGATCTCGACTAGCGGGCCGAGGTTTTTAAACCACGGAATACATGATGTCGCCGTTGTAGGGTTTGTTAGCGCTCCACAGGGTATCATTTACAATGATACCATCTGTGGTGTTTGCGCGCATGGCGCAGGGTGAACTCGCGTTCAAGTGCGCTTCGGAGCGCGCCGAATGGGTCGATTTGCCAACCAAACTTGGGTAATGAGCCATCTTAGCGATAGGAATTTATGAAACCACGTATCGTGATTACCGGCGTGGCCGGGTTTATCGGCAGCAACCTGGCTGATCGTTTGTTGAGCGAAGGCTACCGAGTGATCGGTGTCGACAATTTGGCCTATGGCGTTTCAGAGCAGATTCCCGACGGGGTGGAGTTCCACCGGATTGACATCAGGGATAGCAAACTGAGCGGGCTGATCAGGGAAGGGGACGTGGTTTTTCATCTGGCGGCCAAAAACTGTATTGCCGACTGCCAGCAGGATCCGGTCGAAACGGCGTCAATCAACGTTACGGGCACGGTTCAGGTGTTCGAAGCCGCACGCATGGCAAACGCGCGCAAGGTTATTTATGCAGAATCCTCTTCGCTATACG includes the following:
- a CDS encoding Gfo/Idh/MocA family oxidoreductase; amino-acid sequence: MIPCGALTNPTTATSCIPWFKNLGPLVEIAAISDLTPEGASTVAREAGIPAAYLDAEKLIAKERPNMLDICTPPAKHANLTLAAMEQGRSLLIEKPLALTLEDCDRIVETSRARNLQYEYLTRLVL